DNA from Rosa rugosa chromosome 6, drRosRugo1.1, whole genome shotgun sequence:
GTTGCTATCTTTTGACCTCTCTTGCACAGTTGAGATGTCACTTTGATGCTTGCATTATCCACCTATTTTTAGTTGTGCTCTATTGCGATCACTACCATATTAGTGTAGTATTGCATTAGGAAAGCTCTTATGACGAGTCACTTAGCTTGGTGGGATGTCAAATTATCTTattataatttctttttcttttctaaaaaaaaaaccttgaaaACATTTTAAATTACTGTAGAACCTTTATTGGAACCAAGATTTAAGAAATGAAATCCTCTTAACTCACCTAAATCTTTGTAATATCATAAATGAAAATGGGTTGAGTTCCAAAACATTTTATTTAATAAACTGCACGAGCaaacatttattttcttaaaagaaTGGTGTTGTTACTCATGTTAATGAGGTCATTAAAACCTCAACTCCATTATTCTCTTTTATTGCAAAATCAATTCTTTGTTTAATCTGTATGTTTATATTCTATTGTTGCAagtttcttataaaaaaaatcacaattgTTTTGTTTACTGATTACTTCAAGGggtttttcttttgtatattttttgttgttgtatttttaattttatccaAGTGTCAGTATTCTCCactcttgttgaaaataacattGGAGTGTCCCATTGTCCAAAGATCTCACACAAACAGTGGGATGGTCCCAATTATTGGTGTAGACTGCAGAGTGATTTTCTTTTTGGTTCTGCTGATAAAAATTGGTCCAGAGTTTCTTTGTATCATGATGATTAATCACCTAACATCCTAGTCCTAACATCCTAGTCCCTACACTGCACAAACTCTCTAGGTCTAGCCGCTAAGCTTATATAAATTGTGGGGAAAATGCTAGCGAGTACAATTATTTCTCTTACTTATTTAGTCATTGTTTTCTATTTCTTGCTAAGTGGGGTGACCCTTTGATCCTTTAcaacaaaacaatatatttttggCTATAGATTCCACTCAATTATAAGAGaattagagaaaataaaatataccAACTTGGCTTATGATAGATCCCAATTGCAACAAGGGTTGTGAAAGAAAAACTCGGCCTCTTTTTAAAATGTAATAGCAcccacaaacaaaaaataaagaagcaATTTTGGGGATTTGATTCAGGTCaagaaaaaaacagagaaaaatcTGGGagatatatagagagagagctTCTCATTAACACAGAGAGAAGCCAAAAGGAGCGGTTTTGGGTTTGCCCAGAAGACAAAGCAGAAAGTGGGTTTGTAACTGAAACAGACTGAttagagagaaaaaagagaaatctagtctagaaaagaaaaggaagggaaaaaagaaaaaagaaaaaaaaaaagagagctaGTAGTACAGGCAGAGCACTAGCAATAATGGCTGCTTGCATAACCGTCCTGTCTGTTTAGCCTTTTTCCCCTCTTTCTTGGTCTTGCTGGTCGCCAATGGGGTAGGCTATTATGGTAATACCATAGTGCGTTGGAGAGGCTGTGGCTGCCCCTGTTtgagcatttttctttttcgcaTTGCCTTTCTTTTGTTTGGGATTCTAAATTTCCAGTCTTGTACGGCACGGTGTCGTCGTCGTTGGCTCTGCTGGTTTGTGCTCTGTTTTGAATGGCGCACAGCGAGTGTGACTCTTCATCTATTTCTCGTGCTACTGCCGATACAGGTGGGTTGGTTTGCTCGGTAAGTTAGAGCAGAGAGTTGGGTTGGGGGGAATGAAACGAAGAATGTTCAAACTGTTTTCATTCTGTGATTTTTGGGTACTGAGATTACAGTGTTGGGTTTTGGCCTTGATATGATAAAGTTTGCATCTTTCTAGTTTTGAGcttgttttcttttctgggttttctcaTAAACCAAGTATTTAAAGCCCATAGTTCTGAATTTTGAGGTGTGCATTTTGTATGATAGGTTTTGGAGGTGCTTTGTATACAGAGCTATGGAAGTTATGTGCAGGGCCTCTGGTGGATGTGCCCAGTCCTGGAGAGAGAGTGTTCTACTTTCCCCAGGGTCATATGGAACAAGTAAGCTAGCtacttcagttttttttttttttcaattcgctgttctattttttttagtgtttacaTTGTTTCCTAATGGATCAAAATCTGTTCTTTTCTTCTGCtgcctttgttttctttctttctgaaaatTTGCTGGGTTTTTGCAGCTGGAAGCATCAACAAATCAAGAACTGAATCCGCAAATCCCTCGGTTTAATATACCTTCGAAGATCCTTTGTCGTGTGGTTAACATTCAATTACTGGTACTGTGTTTCAGATCGTAGTTTCCATCTCCATCTATGTGCTTTACAAGTTTGGATACCCTGTCAAATTGGTCTTATTCAAATTTGATTAACTTTCAGGCAGAACGAGAAACCGATGAGGTTTATGCTCAGATCACTTTGCACCCAGAATCAGATGTAAGAAACATATTTTTCTTTCGTCttatttattgtttttatttctaaCTTGCTCTGTTGGTTGCTaagaaaaaggaacaaaagaacATAAATAGTTTGTGACCAAAACTTTTGTAATTCTTTGGTTCCAGAAACTAATGTTAaagattctttcttttcttccctCATTCTTCTTTTGGTTGGTATTTACAGCAAAGTGAACCTACAAGTCCTGATCCATGTGTACCGGAGCCTCCAAAACTGGCTACTTACTCGTTTTGCAAGATTTTGACAGCTTCTGATACAAGCACCCATGGAGGGTTCTCTGTTCTTCGAAAGCATGCTAATGATTGCTTGCCTCCTTTGGTATTTActctcatttttgtttttggcatgCTAgtggtgtttttgtttttgttttttctctatCTCATATTCACCTCTGGTTTTCATTTCATTAGGACATGAACCAAGCAACTCCAACTCAAGAATTGGTTGCCAAAGATCTTCATGGGTATGAGTGGAAATTTAAGCATATCTTCAGAGGTATCCCTTGTGACATCAAATGCTTTCTTTATGATTGAATGTGGATATTGGTTTTATTAGTTGGATTATGTCAAAttctgaaaaaaaattaaccagaAGTAGAACCAGTCTTATTAGGCAAGTTCAATCTAGGAACTTTCATGTATGTCTTTGATTTCTGGACTCACGTCACTTTAATTTTGAACCTAAGGTCAACCGCGGAGGCATTTACTTACCACAGGATGGAGTACATTTGTCACTTCCAAAAGATTGGTTGCTGGTGATGCATTTGTGTTTTTGAGGTAAATCCGTCCAAATTGTTTACAGTGTTTTACAGTTATGATTAAGGTGTGTGTGCCCTGTTATAGACTAGGTTTTGTTAACAAACTCCTGTTTGCAGGGGTGGTAATGGGGAACTACGGGTTGGGGTTCGGCGTCTTGCTCGTCAACAGACTCCCATGCCTTCATCAGTGATATCTAGCCAAAGTATGCATCTTGGAGTGCTTGCAACTGCTTCTCATGCTGTCATGACCTCAACTCTCTTTGTTGTCTATTACAAGCCCAGGTTGAGTGATGCCTCCATTTTGTCTCTAATTTAAGAGTTGTTATAACTGGAGATTATATATTTTgacaatttttcttttatcaggACAAGCCAATTTATTGTTGGCTTAAACAAATATCTTGAAGCCATCAACAATAAGTTTTCTGTTGGCATGCGCTTTAAAATGCGATTTGAGGGGGAAGACTCACCGGAAAGAAGGTATGTGTAAAAAGTTTTTGGCTGTTAACGTTTTCTTTCGCTTTTAAATATACTCAACTTGATTGAATTTTTTTGCCCAATTTAATTGGACAGATTCACTGGCACTATAGTAGGGGTTGGGGATTTATCTCCTCACTGGTCTGAATCTAAATGGCGATCTCTGAAGGTTAAGATATGTTATTGAGTTGTTCATTGGATTGCTAATTAGTATATTCTCTGTAAGTGCTCACTTTTCATACTTGCAGGTTCAATGGGATGAACATGCCACAGTACCAAGGCCggatagggtttctccttgggaGATAGAGCCATTTGTAGCTTCTGTTCCGTTAAATCTTGCTCAACCAGTTGTAAAGAGCAAAAGGCCTAAAACTATTGAAATTGCTTCATCTGGTATGTAAAGCTTACAGTGAGTtttcattttaataaaaaattgtGGATCTGTTGGTGGTACTAGTGTCTTGACTTCTATACACCAATTGGAATGTAGAAATTACCACCAATTCAACTGCTTCACCTTTCTGGTATCAAGGGTCAAACCAGTCTGCCGAGCCAACTCAATTAGGCAGTGTTGCTGAAGTCCAAAGCTCTGGTAGCCAGGCTGTGTGGCCCCCGAGGCAGAAAGAGAGCAATGGCAGCAGCTACTCTAGCTCAAGGATCTGTGCAGAGGGCATCTGGCCTTCTTCTCCAAAGGTGAATGTCTCTTTAAGCCTTTTTGCAGACTCACAAGAGGGCAATAAGAATAGTTCTATGGGGTCTACACCACCTAGCTTCCCCTCCCCTccttcaaaacctagcaatggCCCGGTGCATGACCAGCTGGAAACAGGGAAAAAGTCTGAGTCTTCTTCAGGTTTTCGGTTGTTTGGTTATGATGTGCCAAACTCAATTACTGCCCGTCTCCGGGAGAGAGAGCCAATGTTTACGACAGTGTGCTGTGGTGCGAAAGGACCTATTCTGGCCGCTGCATCAGAACTTGATCAGGACCTGGATATTTCAAAAATATCAAAAGAACAGATGCAAGTTGTATCAGAGATACCACCAATCGAGACACAAAGCAAGCAGGGATCCACTGTTTCAACGAGATCTCGCACTAAGGTAATGTGCAGAGAGACTGCTGGTTCTGTTTGAATTACTCCACTACTTTTAAGTTGTATCTCATGAGCTCTTTTTTCTATTGAGAAGGTGCATATGCAGGGGGTTGCTGTTGGTCGTGCTGTGGACTTGACTGCATTGAAGGGTTATGATGATCTAATTAATGAGCTAGAGAAAATGTTTGAGATCAAAGGAGAGCTTCGTCCGGCAAACAAATGGGCAGTTGTTTTTACTGATGATGAGAATGACATGATGCTTCTTGGCGATGATCAATGGCAGTAAGTCACCTAAGATTTGATCTGCTGCACTAATGCATTTTCAATCCAAAATGACTGAGAAAATGTTAACTTTTCCCCCTATGCAGAGATTTT
Protein-coding regions in this window:
- the LOC133715411 gene encoding auxin response factor 18, producing the protein MAHSECDSSSISRATADTGFGGALYTELWKLCAGPLVDVPSPGERVFYFPQGHMEQLEASTNQELNPQIPRFNIPSKILCRVVNIQLLAERETDEVYAQITLHPESDQSEPTSPDPCVPEPPKLATYSFCKILTASDTSTHGGFSVLRKHANDCLPPLDMNQATPTQELVAKDLHGYEWKFKHIFRGQPRRHLLTTGWSTFVTSKRLVAGDAFVFLRGGNGELRVGVRRLARQQTPMPSSVISSQSMHLGVLATASHAVMTSTLFVVYYKPRTSQFIVGLNKYLEAINNKFSVGMRFKMRFEGEDSPERRFTGTIVGVGDLSPHWSESKWRSLKVQWDEHATVPRPDRVSPWEIEPFVASVPLNLAQPVVKSKRPKTIEIASSEITTNSTASPFWYQGSNQSAEPTQLGSVAEVQSSGSQAVWPPRQKESNGSSYSSSRICAEGIWPSSPKVNVSLSLFADSQEGNKNSSMGSTPPSFPSPPSKPSNGPVHDQLETGKKSESSSGFRLFGYDVPNSITARLREREPMFTTVCCGAKGPILAAASELDQDLDISKISKEQMQVVSEIPPIETQSKQGSTVSTRSRTKVHMQGVAVGRAVDLTALKGYDDLINELEKMFEIKGELRPANKWAVVFTDDENDMMLLGDDQWQDFCRTVKKIFIYSSDYVQMLRQGKQKNSALVCQETEN